A genome region from Etheostoma cragini isolate CJK2018 chromosome 4, CSU_Ecrag_1.0, whole genome shotgun sequence includes the following:
- the npffl gene encoding pro-FMRFamide-related neuropeptide FF like has translation MDTAALVTLLAVVVAMAGVSQALHIKGSPDKNDILPDSEENIANHLLGLETENTDNSIDDRLLTAVLRALLLGSQRDTRNSVLHQPQRFGRGSRGQLVSDDHMHSREWEAAPGQIWSMAVPQRFGKK, from the exons ATGGACACAGCTGCTCTGGTCACTCTTCTGGCTGTGGTTGTGGCAATGGCTGGCGTCAGTCAGGCTCTTCATATCAAAGGCAGTCCCGACAAAAACGACATCCTGCCGGACTCAGAGGAGAACATCGCCAACCACCTGCTGGGGCTG GAGACTGAAAACACAGATAACAGCATTGATGATCGTCTGCTGACCGCAGTGCTGAGAGCTCTGCTGCTTGGATCTCAGAGAGACACTAGGAACTCTGTCCTCCATCAGCCACAGAG GTTTGGTCGCGGCTCTAGAGGGCAATTAGTGTCGGACGATCACATGCATTCCCGTGAGTGGGAGGCTGCCCCCGGTCAGATCTGGAGTATGGCCGTGCCCCAGAGATTTGGCAAGAAGTGA